The Amycolatopsis mongoliensis genome includes a window with the following:
- a CDS encoding low temperature requirement protein A, translated as MTEQPLRPGYRTRGWYRPMRSRDSGEDHRVATPLELLFDLCFVVAVGQAAASLHHALAEGDAAHGVSSFAMVFFAIWWGWLNFSWFASAFDTDDVPYRLATLVQIAGGLTVAAAVPAAFEGDFRLMVAGYVLMRLALVFQWLRAARSDPGCRPAALRYAVGIAMVQVLWVSYLWLPHGVQVIAFVVFAVLEMAVPVWAESRHGTTWHPHHIAERYGLFTLIVLGEVILSATTAIKEGAAEPGHLGALISLAAAGLVLVFSMWWLYFDRPGHARLVRRPTMFTSMSWGYGHYLIFASAAAVGAGLEVAVAYDTGTLHDLGGVAAALPTTVPVAVFLLSVWLLHIGPANECRPIAIGFPVTAVLVVAASFTPAPIHVAAVLTAALVALTVVATQGQPQS; from the coding sequence ATGACCGAGCAGCCGTTGCGGCCGGGGTACCGGACCCGGGGCTGGTACCGGCCGATGCGCTCGCGCGACAGCGGTGAGGACCACCGCGTCGCGACGCCCCTGGAACTGCTGTTCGACCTCTGTTTCGTGGTCGCCGTCGGCCAGGCCGCGGCGTCGCTGCACCACGCGCTGGCCGAGGGGGACGCCGCCCACGGCGTCTCGTCGTTCGCGATGGTGTTCTTCGCGATCTGGTGGGGCTGGCTGAACTTCAGCTGGTTCGCCTCGGCGTTCGACACCGACGACGTCCCGTACCGGCTGGCCACGCTCGTGCAGATCGCCGGCGGGCTGACCGTCGCGGCCGCGGTGCCGGCCGCGTTCGAAGGCGACTTCCGGCTGATGGTGGCCGGCTACGTCCTGATGCGGCTCGCGCTGGTGTTCCAGTGGCTGCGGGCGGCGCGGTCGGACCCGGGCTGCCGCCCCGCCGCGCTGCGGTACGCCGTCGGCATCGCGATGGTCCAGGTGCTGTGGGTTTCCTACCTGTGGTTGCCGCACGGAGTGCAGGTGATCGCTTTCGTCGTGTTCGCGGTGCTGGAAATGGCGGTCCCGGTCTGGGCGGAGAGCCGGCACGGCACCACGTGGCACCCGCACCACATCGCCGAGCGGTACGGCCTGTTCACCCTGATCGTGCTCGGCGAAGTGATCCTCAGCGCGACGACCGCGATCAAGGAGGGCGCGGCCGAGCCCGGGCACCTCGGCGCGTTGATCTCGCTGGCCGCGGCGGGCCTGGTGCTCGTGTTCTCCATGTGGTGGCTGTACTTCGACCGGCCGGGGCACGCGCGGCTCGTCCGCCGGCCGACCATGTTCACGTCGATGAGCTGGGGCTACGGCCACTACCTCATCTTCGCGTCCGCCGCGGCCGTGGGGGCCGGGCTCGAGGTGGCGGTCGCTTACGACACGGGGACGCTGCACGACCTCGGCGGGGTGGCCGCGGCGCTGCCGACGACGGTGCCGGTGGCGGTCTTCCTGCTGAGCGTGTGGCTGCTGCACATCGGACCGGCCAACGAGTGCCGCCCGATCGCGATCGGCTTCCCGGTGACAGCGGTGCTCGTCGTCGCGGCGTCGTTCACGCCGGCGCCGATCCACGTCGCCGCGGTCCTGACGGCCGCGCTCGTCGCGCTGACGGTCGTCGCGACCCAAGGGCAGCCCCAGTCGTAG
- a CDS encoding MFS transporter produces the protein MSYEPDPRRWKALAVSLTAGFMGLLDVSIVNVALPSMQTGLHASSGGIRWVVSGYALAFGLVLVTGGRLGDAFGRRTMFLGALAAFVITSALAGAAPNETTLVIARLAQGVAAGMLTPQNTGLIQDLFRGAERGRAFGMFGAVVGISTAVGPILGGFILAVFGAQDGWRWVFYVNVPIGVLAFALALRLLPRSEKKQFRVRSEIDFVGIVLLAVAVLGVLLPVIESDTDGPARLWWMFVVALVFGFAFVRWERSVVRRDRTPLLDTRLFTGTPGYSAGAAVGALYFCGFAGIWLVFAMFFQQGLGYTPLQSGLSVTPFAVGSAVSAAVAGRLVPTFGRRLTVTGLTMVALGLLAVALLAELVPPSASGWAFALPLLFAGVGGGMVISPNTTLTLECVPVRMAGVAGGALQTGQRIGTAIGTAVLASVFGTVVGAATDYPLALTVALCCAAGLTCTALALAIAELRARHHRAQTSEQERAARRAEAAASDVHRG, from the coding sequence ATGTCGTACGAACCCGATCCGAGGCGCTGGAAAGCGCTCGCCGTCTCGCTGACGGCCGGGTTCATGGGTCTGCTCGACGTCAGCATCGTCAACGTCGCCCTGCCGTCGATGCAGACCGGGCTGCACGCGAGCAGCGGCGGGATCCGCTGGGTCGTCTCCGGCTACGCGCTGGCGTTCGGGCTGGTCCTGGTCACCGGCGGCCGCCTCGGCGACGCGTTCGGCCGCCGGACCATGTTCCTCGGCGCGCTCGCCGCGTTCGTCATCACCAGTGCCCTGGCCGGCGCGGCACCGAACGAGACGACGCTGGTCATCGCGCGGCTCGCCCAGGGTGTGGCGGCGGGCATGCTGACCCCGCAGAACACCGGCCTGATCCAGGACCTCTTCCGCGGCGCCGAGCGCGGCCGCGCGTTCGGGATGTTCGGCGCCGTCGTCGGGATCTCCACGGCGGTCGGCCCGATCCTCGGCGGGTTCATCCTCGCCGTCTTCGGCGCCCAGGACGGCTGGCGCTGGGTGTTCTACGTCAACGTGCCGATCGGGGTCCTCGCGTTCGCGCTGGCCCTGCGGCTGCTGCCGCGCAGCGAGAAGAAGCAGTTCCGGGTGCGGTCGGAGATCGACTTCGTCGGCATCGTGCTGCTCGCGGTCGCCGTGCTCGGCGTGCTGCTCCCGGTCATCGAATCGGACACCGACGGCCCCGCGCGGCTGTGGTGGATGTTCGTCGTCGCGCTGGTGTTCGGGTTCGCGTTCGTGCGCTGGGAGCGTTCGGTCGTCCGGCGCGACCGGACGCCGCTGCTGGACACGCGGCTGTTCACCGGCACCCCGGGGTACTCCGCCGGGGCCGCGGTCGGCGCTCTCTACTTCTGCGGGTTCGCCGGGATCTGGCTGGTCTTCGCGATGTTCTTCCAGCAGGGCCTCGGCTACACGCCGCTGCAGTCCGGGCTGTCGGTGACGCCGTTCGCGGTCGGCTCGGCGGTGTCCGCGGCCGTCGCCGGGCGGCTCGTGCCGACCTTCGGCCGGCGGCTGACCGTCACCGGCCTGACCATGGTCGCGCTGGGCCTGCTCGCCGTCGCGCTGCTCGCCGAGCTCGTGCCGCCGTCGGCGTCCGGGTGGGCGTTCGCGCTGCCGCTGCTGTTCGCGGGCGTGGGTGGCGGCATGGTGATCTCGCCGAACACGACGTTGACGCTGGAGTGCGTGCCGGTCCGGATGGCGGGGGTGGCGGGCGGCGCGTTGCAGACCGGGCAGCGGATCGGCACCGCGATCGGCACCGCCGTGCTCGCGTCGGTGTTCGGGACCGTCGTCGGCGCGGCGACGGACTACCCGCTCGCGCTGACCGTCGCGCTGTGCTGCGCGGCCGGTCTGACGTGCACCGCGCTGGCCCTCGCGATCGCCGAACTCCGGGCGCGGCACCACCGTGCGCAAACTTCCGAGCAGGAACGAGCGGCTCGGAGGGCCGAGGCGGCCGCCTCGGACGTGCACCGCGGCTGA
- the dnaE gene encoding DNA polymerase III subunit alpha, with the protein MSNDSFVHLHVHTEYSMLDGAAKIAPLFAEAARLGMPAVGMTDHGNMYGGDEFYQQSKKHGLKPIIGIEAYIAPESRFHKKPVFWGQSNQRGSDELGEGGDVSGAGAYTHMTMLAQNATGLRNLFKLSSLASMQGYYRKPRMDRELIAENHSGIIATTGCPSGEVQTRLRLGQKEAAIQAASDYKDIFGADNFFLELMDHGLPIERSVREGLLEVGRLLDLKPLATNDSHYVTKDQADTHSALLCVQAGKTLNDPTRFKFDGDGYYLKSAAEMREYWDKEVPGAADTTLMIAERIESYEDVYAHKDRLPFFEVPEGYDQGGWLREEVAKGLKWRFPEGPPEGYPERIEKELDVIIGKGFPAYFLIVADLISYARRVGIRVGPGRGSAAGSLVAYVLGITNLDPIPQKLLFERFLNPERVSMPDIDIDFDDRRRGEMIRYATDKYGSDKVAQVITFGTIKTKAAIKDSARVHFGQPGYAIADKISKALPPPIMAKDIPLSGIVDSKHERYGEAAEVRALVETDEECKTIFETARGLEGLIRNAGVHACAVIMSCDPLTDAIPLWQRDDGSIITGWDYPSCEAIGLLKMDFLGLRNLTVIGDAIDNIKANRGIDIDLDTLGVEDPETYKLLARGDTLGVFQLDGGPMRDLLRRMEPTVFDDIVAVGALYRPGPMGMNAHNDYADRKNNRQKVKPIHPELDEPLREILADTYGLIVYQEQIMHIGQKVAGYTMGRADVLRRAMGKKKKEVLDLEYEGFEAGMKASDLVPGGFSAEAVKALWDTILPFAGYAFNKSHAAAYGLVSYWTAYLKANFTAEYMAALLTSVGDNKDKSAVYLSECRRLGIKVLPPDVNESALRFAAVGDDIRFGMGAVRNVGANVVESIIKTRAEKGKYASFTDFLDKSELVACNKRVIESLIKAGGFDSLGHTRLSMIQVHEDAVEAVVPLKRQEAMGQFDLFGFGGDEGEAQPSSSPLAHLKFGEEEYPRKQLLAYEREMLGLYVSAHPLDGAERILRKHAPKPIASILADPPREGEIVISGLITSLERRVNKKGEPWAICTVEDMDASLEVLFFPKSYALFAGELIEDNAVLVKGRVNWREDKMSVFGGGLATLDLSEVGTGNGDDEPPLVLLAAAEKIDQSVVSELRSTLLAHKGETPVHLKLVGKNQTVFALYDYPVKVSSMLIGELKGIRGITAST; encoded by the coding sequence GTGTCGAACGATTCCTTCGTCCACCTGCACGTCCACACCGAGTACTCGATGCTCGACGGTGCGGCGAAGATCGCTCCCCTCTTCGCGGAGGCGGCGCGCCTCGGCATGCCCGCGGTCGGCATGACCGACCACGGCAACATGTACGGCGGCGACGAGTTCTACCAGCAGTCGAAGAAGCACGGCCTCAAGCCGATCATCGGCATCGAGGCCTACATCGCGCCGGAGAGCCGATTCCACAAGAAGCCGGTCTTCTGGGGGCAGTCGAACCAGCGCGGCTCCGACGAGCTCGGCGAGGGCGGCGACGTCTCGGGCGCCGGTGCCTACACCCACATGACGATGCTCGCCCAGAACGCCACCGGGCTGCGCAACCTCTTCAAGCTGTCCTCCCTGGCCAGCATGCAGGGCTACTACCGCAAGCCGCGCATGGACCGCGAGCTGATCGCGGAAAACCACTCGGGCATCATCGCGACCACCGGCTGCCCGTCGGGCGAGGTGCAGACCCGGCTGCGGCTGGGCCAGAAGGAGGCGGCGATCCAGGCCGCGTCCGACTACAAGGACATCTTCGGCGCCGACAACTTCTTCCTCGAGCTGATGGACCACGGCCTGCCGATCGAGCGGTCGGTCCGCGAGGGCCTCCTGGAGGTCGGCCGCCTGCTCGACCTCAAGCCGCTGGCCACCAACGACTCGCACTACGTCACCAAGGACCAGGCCGACACCCACTCGGCGCTGCTGTGCGTCCAGGCCGGCAAGACCCTCAACGACCCGACCCGCTTCAAGTTCGACGGCGACGGCTACTACCTCAAGTCCGCCGCCGAGATGCGCGAGTACTGGGACAAGGAGGTCCCCGGCGCGGCCGACACGACGCTGATGATCGCCGAGCGCATCGAGTCGTACGAAGACGTCTACGCGCACAAGGACCGGCTGCCGTTCTTCGAGGTCCCCGAGGGCTACGACCAGGGCGGCTGGCTGCGCGAAGAGGTCGCGAAGGGCCTGAAGTGGCGCTTCCCGGAGGGCCCGCCCGAGGGCTACCCCGAGCGGATCGAGAAGGAGCTCGACGTCATCATCGGGAAGGGCTTCCCGGCCTACTTCCTGATCGTCGCCGACCTCATCAGCTACGCCCGCCGCGTCGGCATCCGGGTCGGCCCGGGCCGTGGTTCGGCCGCCGGCTCGCTCGTCGCGTACGTCCTGGGCATCACCAACCTGGACCCGATCCCGCAGAAGCTGCTGTTCGAGCGGTTCCTGAACCCCGAGCGCGTCTCGATGCCCGATATCGACATCGACTTCGACGACCGCCGGCGCGGCGAGATGATCCGGTACGCGACCGACAAGTACGGCTCGGACAAGGTCGCCCAGGTCATCACGTTCGGCACGATCAAGACCAAGGCCGCGATCAAGGACTCGGCGCGCGTCCACTTCGGCCAGCCGGGCTACGCGATCGCGGACAAGATCTCCAAGGCGCTGCCGCCGCCGATCATGGCGAAGGACATCCCGCTCTCGGGCATCGTCGACTCGAAGCACGAGCGCTACGGCGAGGCCGCCGAGGTCCGCGCCCTGGTCGAGACCGACGAAGAGTGCAAGACGATCTTCGAGACCGCCCGCGGCCTCGAGGGCCTGATCCGCAACGCGGGCGTGCACGCCTGCGCGGTCATCATGTCGTGCGACCCGCTGACCGACGCCATCCCGCTCTGGCAGCGTGACGACGGTTCGATCATCACCGGCTGGGACTACCCGTCGTGCGAGGCCATCGGCCTGCTGAAGATGGACTTCCTGGGCCTGCGGAACCTGACGGTCATCGGCGACGCGATCGACAACATCAAGGCCAACCGCGGGATCGACATCGACCTCGATACCCTGGGCGTCGAGGACCCGGAGACCTACAAGCTGCTCGCCCGCGGCGACACGCTCGGCGTGTTCCAGCTGGACGGCGGGCCCATGCGCGACCTGCTCCGGCGCATGGAGCCCACGGTGTTCGACGACATCGTCGCGGTCGGCGCGCTCTACCGCCCCGGCCCGATGGGCATGAACGCGCACAACGACTACGCGGACCGGAAGAACAACCGGCAGAAGGTCAAGCCGATCCACCCGGAGCTCGACGAGCCGCTGCGGGAGATCCTGGCCGACACCTACGGCCTGATCGTGTATCAAGAGCAGATCATGCACATCGGCCAGAAGGTGGCCGGGTACACGATGGGTCGCGCGGACGTGCTCCGCCGCGCGATGGGCAAGAAGAAGAAGGAAGTCCTCGACCTCGAGTACGAGGGCTTCGAAGCCGGCATGAAGGCCAGCGACCTGGTCCCCGGCGGGTTCTCCGCCGAGGCCGTCAAGGCGCTCTGGGACACGATCCTCCCGTTCGCCGGGTACGCGTTCAACAAGAGCCACGCGGCCGCGTACGGCCTGGTCTCCTACTGGACCGCGTACCTCAAGGCGAACTTCACGGCCGAGTACATGGCGGCCCTCCTCACGTCGGTCGGCGACAACAAGGACAAGTCGGCGGTCTACCTGTCCGAGTGCCGCCGCCTCGGCATCAAGGTGCTGCCGCCGGACGTCAACGAGTCGGCCCTGCGGTTCGCGGCCGTCGGGGACGACATCCGTTTCGGCATGGGTGCCGTCCGCAACGTCGGCGCGAACGTCGTCGAGTCGATCATCAAGACGCGCGCGGAGAAGGGCAAGTACGCCTCCTTCACCGACTTCCTCGACAAGTCCGAGCTCGTGGCCTGCAACAAGCGGGTCATCGAGTCGCTGATCAAGGCGGGCGGGTTCGACTCGCTCGGCCACACGCGGCTGTCGATGATCCAGGTCCACGAAGACGCGGTGGAAGCCGTCGTCCCGCTCAAGCGCCAGGAGGCGATGGGCCAGTTCGACCTGTTCGGCTTCGGCGGGGACGAGGGGGAGGCGCAGCCGTCGTCGTCGCCGCTCGCGCACCTGAAGTTCGGCGAGGAGGAGTACCCGCGCAAGCAGCTGCTGGCCTACGAGCGGGAGATGCTCGGCCTGTACGTCTCGGCGCACCCGCTGGACGGCGCCGAGCGGATCCTGCGCAAGCACGCCCCGAAGCCGATCGCCTCGATCCTCGCCGATCCGCCGCGGGAAGGCGAGATCGTCATCTCCGGGCTGATCACCTCGCTCGAGCGGCGGGTCAACAAGAAGGGCGAGCCCTGGGCGATCTGCACGGTCGAGGACATGGACGCTTCCCTCGAGGTGCTCTTCTTCCCGAAGTCGTACGCGCTGTTCGCGGGCGAGCTGATCGAGGACAACGCGGTGCTGGTCAAGGGCCGGGTCAACTGGCGCGAAGACAAGATGTCGGTCTTCGGCGGCGGCCTCGCGACGCTGGACCTGTCCGAGGTCGGCACGGGCAACGGCGACGACGAGCCGCCGCTGGTCCTGCTCGCCGCGGCGGAGAAGATCGACCAGTCGGTGGTGAGCGAGCTGCGGTCCACGCTGCTCGCCCACAAGGGCGAAACCCCGGTGCACCTGAAGCTGGTGGGCAAGAACCAGACGGTCTTCGCGCTCTACGACTACCCGGTGAAGGTCAGCTCCATGCTGATCGGGGAGCTCAAGGGCATCCGCGGCATCACCGCGTCCACCTGA
- a CDS encoding FadR/GntR family transcriptional regulator, whose amino-acid sequence MEAVLAHLRRLIERGDYPVGAKLPSEAALSREFEVSRSVIREALRGLQALGMTESKTGKGTFVTATGPADNPTFGPYSARDLIEVRRHVEIPVAGYAALRRSQDDLDLLGHLVERMDAETDNTAWVALDSLFHITIAQASGNPVFGKVIEEIRDALSRQSAFLNQLGDRRRQSNVEHREIVTAIESGSEERAVAAMTAHLTHVEATLTSIVNGDQ is encoded by the coding sequence ATGGAGGCCGTGCTGGCCCACCTGCGGCGGCTGATCGAACGCGGGGACTACCCCGTCGGCGCCAAGCTTCCCTCCGAAGCGGCCCTGAGCAGGGAGTTCGAGGTCAGCCGCTCGGTCATCCGGGAAGCCCTGCGCGGCCTGCAGGCCCTCGGCATGACCGAGTCCAAGACCGGCAAGGGCACCTTCGTCACCGCCACCGGGCCCGCCGACAACCCCACCTTCGGGCCCTACTCCGCCCGCGACCTCATCGAGGTGCGCCGGCACGTCGAGATCCCCGTCGCCGGGTACGCCGCACTGAGACGCAGCCAGGACGACCTCGACCTGCTCGGCCACCTCGTCGAGCGGATGGACGCCGAGACCGACAACACCGCCTGGGTCGCGCTCGACTCGCTCTTCCACATCACCATCGCCCAGGCCTCGGGCAACCCCGTCTTCGGGAAGGTGATCGAAGAGATCCGGGACGCGCTGTCCCGCCAGTCCGCCTTCCTCAACCAGCTCGGCGACCGGCGCCGGCAGTCGAACGTCGAGCACCGGGAGATCGTCACGGCGATCGAGAGCGGCTCCGAAGAGCGAGCCGTCGCCGCCATGACCGCGCACCTCACGCACGTCGAAGCCACCCTCACCAGCATCGTGAACGGGGACCAGTGA
- a CDS encoding amino acid permease has protein sequence MTEQTLTATTADAGDAGYRKALKPRHVNMIAIGGAIGTGLFLGAGGRLAQAGPALAIVYAVCGLFAFFVVRALGELILHRPSSGAFVSYAREFMGEKGAYVAGWMHFLNWSTTGIADITAIALYAHFWSFFSPVPQWVLALAALAVVLTLNLVSVKLFGEMEFWFAIVKVAALVLFMVIGIFLLVTQTPIDGATPGPQLITGHGGIFPAGLLPMVLIVQGVVFAYASVELVGVAAGETPNPEKIMPKAINSIMWRILVFYVGSVVLLAMLLPWSSYSKEQSPFVTVLSHLGVPAADSVMNLVVLTAALSSLNSGLYSTGRILRSMAKAGSAPKFTGVMNRNQVPYGGILLTASVCVLGVGLNYLVPKEAFDIVLNFAAIGILATWAIIVVCHLLFVRKTKRDGVERPAFRLPFSPYTEIATLVFLAAVVVLMGFDETGRITLLALPAIAVALVAGWFAARKRIDMRAFDEEGV, from the coding sequence GTGACCGAACAGACCCTCACGGCCACCACCGCGGACGCGGGCGACGCCGGCTACCGCAAGGCCCTCAAGCCCCGGCACGTGAACATGATCGCCATCGGCGGGGCGATCGGCACCGGCCTGTTCCTCGGCGCCGGCGGGCGGCTCGCGCAGGCCGGGCCGGCGCTCGCGATCGTCTACGCCGTCTGCGGGCTCTTCGCCTTCTTCGTCGTCCGCGCGCTCGGCGAACTCATCCTCCACCGGCCCTCCAGCGGCGCCTTCGTCTCCTACGCCCGCGAGTTCATGGGCGAGAAGGGCGCGTACGTCGCCGGCTGGATGCACTTCCTCAACTGGTCGACCACCGGCATCGCCGACATCACGGCGATCGCGCTCTACGCGCACTTCTGGTCGTTCTTCTCCCCGGTCCCGCAATGGGTGCTCGCGCTGGCGGCGCTCGCCGTCGTGCTGACGCTGAACCTCGTCTCGGTGAAGCTGTTCGGCGAGATGGAGTTCTGGTTCGCCATCGTCAAGGTCGCCGCGCTCGTGCTGTTCATGGTGATCGGGATCTTCCTGCTGGTGACGCAGACGCCGATCGACGGCGCCACCCCGGGCCCGCAGCTCATCACCGGCCACGGCGGGATCTTCCCGGCCGGGCTGCTGCCGATGGTCCTCATCGTGCAGGGCGTGGTGTTCGCCTACGCCTCGGTCGAACTGGTCGGCGTCGCCGCCGGCGAGACCCCGAACCCGGAGAAGATCATGCCGAAGGCGATCAACTCCATCATGTGGCGGATCCTGGTCTTCTACGTCGGCTCGGTGGTCCTGCTGGCGATGCTGCTGCCGTGGAGCTCCTACTCCAAGGAGCAGAGCCCGTTCGTCACCGTGCTCTCGCACCTCGGCGTGCCCGCCGCCGACAGCGTGATGAACCTGGTCGTGCTCACCGCGGCGCTGTCCAGCCTGAACTCCGGCCTCTACTCGACCGGCCGGATCCTGCGGTCGATGGCCAAGGCGGGCTCGGCGCCGAAGTTCACCGGCGTGATGAACCGCAACCAGGTGCCCTACGGCGGCATCCTGCTCACCGCGTCGGTCTGCGTGCTGGGCGTCGGGCTGAACTACCTGGTGCCGAAGGAGGCCTTCGACATCGTGCTGAACTTCGCCGCGATCGGCATCCTCGCCACCTGGGCGATCATCGTGGTCTGCCACCTGCTCTTCGTCCGCAAGACCAAGCGCGACGGCGTCGAGCGGCCGGCGTTCCGGCTGCCGTTCTCGCCGTACACCGAGATCGCGACGCTGGTGTTCCTCGCCGCGGTCGTCGTGCTGATGGGCTTCGACGAGACCGGCCGGATCACCCTGCTGGCCCTGCCCGCGATCGCCGTCGCGCTGGTCGCCGGCTGGTTCGCCGCGCGCAAGCGGATCGACATGCGCGCGTTCGACGAGGAGGGCGTGTGA